A part of Bacillota bacterium genomic DNA contains:
- the cas2 gene encoding CRISPR-associated endonuclease Cas2: protein MMVLITYDVNTEDADGKKRLRKVAKQCQNYGQRVQNSIFECLVDPVQFAQLKRNLEQIIEPNKDSLRYYFLGKNWKNRVEHVGAKPTYDPEGVLTI from the coding sequence ATGATGGTTTTAATTACTTATGATGTGAATACAGAGGATGCTGACGGAAAAAAACGTCTTCGAAAGGTGGCAAAACAGTGTCAAAACTACGGTCAAAGGGTTCAAAACTCAATTTTTGAATGTTTGGTTGACCCGGTTCAATTCGCACAGTTAAAGAGAAACCTGGAACAGATTATTGAGCCTAACAAAGATAGTTTAAGATATTATTTCTTGGGTAAAAACTGGAAAAATAGGGTTGAACATGTAGGAGCAAAACCAACTTATGACCCCGAAGGAGTATTAACTATTTAG
- the cas4 gene encoding CRISPR-associated protein Cas4 yields the protein MMFYADDDLLLLSGIQHFSFCRRQWALIYIEQQWEENLLTFGGRELHERVDDPFFTEARGTVLVTRSLPIVSYKLGLYGMADVVEFHRSEDGVQLKNRPGRWIPYPVEYKYGKPKPDDRDIVQLCAQGICLEEMFQTSISGGDMFYGRIRRRQRVDFDDGLRQRVMELALEMHRLFNEGVSPLPQETIACKSCSLVEICLPHMSKRRSVRRYFDDALRELE from the coding sequence ATGATGTTTTATGCGGATGACGATCTTCTTCTTCTCTCAGGAATTCAGCATTTTTCTTTTTGCCGTAGACAATGGGCTTTAATCTATATTGAGCAACAATGGGAGGAAAACCTGCTTACTTTCGGAGGCAGAGAGCTACATGAACGAGTGGATGACCCATTTTTTACAGAAGCGCGGGGAACGGTGCTTGTTACTCGTTCCCTGCCGATCGTTTCTTATAAATTAGGCCTATACGGGATGGCCGATGTTGTGGAATTTCACCGCAGCGAAGATGGGGTTCAGTTGAAAAATCGCCCTGGGAGGTGGATACCCTATCCTGTAGAATACAAGTACGGGAAACCAAAACCTGATGACCGTGATATAGTTCAGCTTTGTGCTCAAGGGATTTGTTTAGAGGAAATGTTCCAAACGTCTATTTCTGGAGGCGATATGTTTTATGGACGAATCCGGCGGCGGCAAAGGGTGGATTTTGATGATGGTCTTAGGCAACGGGTAATGGAACTGGCTTTGGAGATGCATCGACTTTTTAATGAAGGGGTGTCTCCATTGCCTCAAGAGACTATAGCTTGTAAGAGTTGTTCTTTGGTAGAAATTTGTTTACCTCATATGAGCAAACGACGTTCTGTCCGTCGCTATTTTGATGATGCCTTGCGTGAGTTAGAATAG
- the cas1c gene encoding type I-C CRISPR-associated endonuclease Cas1, with product MRKLLNVLYVTSPEAYLAKDGENVLVLVGEETKLRIPVHNLEGIVCFGYTGASPALMHLCAERNVALSFHSESGRFLARVTGRVSGNVLLRRRQYRIADSPEESLQFAKGFIFGKVYNCRCVLQRFLRVHGDKGAFQDVQDAVKFLSLQLQKVVNCQNIDILRGIEGESARSYYGVFDNLILNEKKVFQFTGRSKRPPLDPTNALLSFLYTLLAHDCFSAFETVGLDPQVGFLHKERPGRPSLALDLMEELRPYLVDRLTLSIINNRQVDAKNFIVKESGGVIMNEEMRKVIIASWQRRKQEEVMHPYLGEKIAIGLIPYAQAMLLARHLRGDLDAYPPFLMK from the coding sequence TTGAGGAAATTACTTAACGTGTTATATGTCACTTCTCCGGAAGCATACCTTGCTAAGGATGGAGAGAATGTATTAGTTTTAGTGGGGGAAGAGACGAAGTTACGTATACCTGTACATAATTTGGAGGGCATTGTGTGTTTTGGTTATACAGGAGCAAGCCCAGCCTTAATGCATCTTTGCGCTGAACGAAACGTTGCTCTTTCGTTTCACTCGGAAAGTGGAAGGTTTTTAGCCAGAGTGACGGGGCGGGTTAGCGGCAATGTTCTGTTACGAAGAAGGCAATACCGAATTGCTGATAGTCCGGAAGAATCGTTACAGTTTGCAAAGGGCTTTATCTTTGGAAAAGTATATAATTGTAGATGCGTATTACAGCGGTTTTTGCGTGTTCATGGGGACAAAGGGGCTTTTCAGGATGTGCAGGATGCGGTAAAATTTCTTTCCTTACAGTTACAGAAAGTCGTTAACTGTCAAAATATTGATATTCTCCGTGGGATAGAAGGCGAATCCGCCCGGTCCTATTATGGTGTCTTTGACAACTTAATTCTAAATGAGAAGAAAGTTTTCCAGTTTACTGGCCGGAGTAAAAGACCACCTCTTGATCCGACCAATGCTTTACTATCTTTTTTGTACACTTTACTGGCACATGATTGCTTTTCAGCTTTTGAGACCGTTGGTCTGGACCCTCAAGTAGGTTTTTTACACAAGGAGCGTCCGGGACGTCCAAGCTTGGCCCTGGACTTGATGGAGGAACTTAGACCGTATTTAGTGGATCGTTTAACCCTGTCAATAATAAACAATCGTCAAGTAGATGCAAAAAACTTTATAGTAAAGGAATCTGGTGGGGTTATAATGAACGAGGAAATGCGTAAGGTAATCATTGCTAGTTGGCAAAGAAGGAAACAGGAAGAGGTAATGCATCCTTATTTAGGAGAAAAGATTGCCATAGGGCTAATCCCTTATGCACAAGCAATGTTACTTGCGCGCCATTTGAGAGGGGACCTCGATGCGTACCCTCCGTTCTTGATGAAATGA
- the cas7c gene encoding type I-C CRISPR-associated protein Cas7/Csd2 produces the protein METLKNKIDFAVIISVKNANPNGDPLNGNRPRVNYNGLGEISDVCIKRKIRNRLMESGKSVFVQSDDNKTDEHPNLRARQLEFEKQFKISSKDHDREGYIKAVCEKWIDVRAFGQVFAFEKKGEEQGISIGIRGPVSIHPAFSISPVDLSSIQITKSTTNEGDGLKKTPDTMGMKHRVDHGVYVFYGSMNPQLASKTGFSDEDAEAIKQAIISLFQNDASSARPEGSMEVYKVYWWKHNCKNGQYSSAKVHRSLNVTVKPGVTEPKDILDYEFQLQELPSLTPEIVNGL, from the coding sequence ATGGAAACCTTGAAAAACAAGATTGATTTCGCGGTGATAATTAGCGTGAAGAATGCTAATCCAAATGGGGACCCGTTAAACGGAAACCGACCTCGTGTCAATTATAATGGCTTGGGAGAAATATCAGACGTTTGTATAAAAAGGAAAATTAGGAACCGTTTGATGGAATCTGGAAAATCTGTTTTTGTTCAATCAGATGATAACAAGACAGACGAGCACCCGAATTTAAGAGCAAGACAGTTAGAATTTGAGAAACAGTTTAAAATATCCAGCAAAGATCATGATAGAGAGGGTTACATAAAAGCTGTATGTGAGAAGTGGATAGATGTTCGCGCTTTCGGACAAGTTTTTGCGTTTGAAAAAAAGGGTGAAGAACAAGGTATATCAATAGGGATAAGAGGGCCAGTTTCTATTCATCCAGCTTTTAGTATTAGCCCTGTTGATCTGTCTAGTATTCAGATTACTAAAAGTACAACAAATGAAGGCGATGGTCTGAAGAAAACTCCCGATACTATGGGGATGAAACATCGTGTGGATCACGGGGTATATGTTTTTTATGGAAGCATGAATCCTCAACTTGCTAGCAAAACTGGTTTTAGCGATGAAGATGCTGAAGCGATCAAACAGGCTATTATAAGCTTATTTCAAAATGATGCTTCATCCGCAAGGCCTGAAGGCAGCATGGAAGTCTATAAGGTATATTGGTGGAAGCATAATTGTAAAAATGGACAATATTCATCGGCTAAGGTTCATAGGTCATTAAATGTAACTGTAAAGCCCGGTGTTACTGAACCAAAAGACATTTTGGATTATGAATTTCAATTACAGGAATTACCGTCTTTGACACCGGAGATTGTTAATGGGTTATAG